In a genomic window of Styela clava chromosome 11, kaStyClav1.hap1.2, whole genome shotgun sequence:
- the LOC120347793 gene encoding uncharacterized protein LOC120347793 isoform X5, whose amino-acid sequence MENLFRIAVLLSLSCTILSVDIEIINKEEPVSWYEANSSTLTVCRWQHVDMENTTITRELVRWKGIMMESKDDPSNTFVYSGSPIPEERLSVITDFETMTSELRILNVKITDPTTFSCEVEVNQVVDDTDYHVAYYAIPEVTVEDGNMNTTVMPAAPPTSEETPTEAAETDNYEYSDTYGSEYGNSDSTDTNSDGSESLPSDYMAQEAASNSTTVSSAPNITVFCSVVNSFPEPVVEFIVGKGTADSETFAPTTNNIVQDSTTKYFSGQAKLVIKPDKKYDGKKVSCRVTLPTQDEATVQWSPEESSPITVYHMNSKAELQVDKQNPSEGETVTLRCIADGNPQPELSLKPASGSEVSPGEFVLDSISRDDSGEYKCVATSPNPTDPTQTLENESESVYINVQYLDVPNLNQAGPLTLAKGAALSLSCQAAGNPSPSFIWKKNGKKVGDGSSFTIVSVGYNDAATYACVASTGVTEPTEATVQVNVEGACTAVLTAPVISSSTVPGKHLVRLACTVTGHPRCSVDIRPEDKLTATGTKTRVNDTYATLQYDALPTLSESTQFFCHASNNVGAQNVSFTIDDSTSACCQAPKTGGLGTGAIVGIIILVLVVIVGIPVACYLVRKRNAQPKKKTPSDAENADKEEKEGLNKDASSERAEEP is encoded by the exons ATGGAGAATTTGTTCAGGATAGCCG tTCTCCTGTCCTTGAGTTGTACCATCCTTTCCGTAGATATTGAAATAATCAACAAAGAGGAACCTGTAAGTTGGTATGAGGCCAACTCTTCAACGCTTACTGTATGTAGGTGGCAACATGTTGATA TGGAAAACACAACAATCACAAGAGAACTGGTCAGATGGAAAGGAATTATGATGGAAAGCAAAGATGACCCATCGAATACTTTTGTATACTCGGGTTCACCAATTCCGGAAGAAAGACTGTCCGTGATCACAGACTTCGAAA caaTGACATCCGAGTTACGAATACTTAACGTTAAAATTACCGATCCAACAACCTTCTCTTGCGAAGTTGAAGTCAATCAAGTCGTCGACGACACAGATTATCATGTTGCATATTACG CGATCCCAGAAGTTACCGTCGAGGACGGTAACATGAACACAACAGTCATGCCTGCTGCCCCACCAACCTCCGAGGAAACACCAACAGAAGCAG CAGAGACAGACAACTACGAGTATTCCGATACTTACGGAAGTGAATATGGAAACTCAGATTCGACCGATACCAATTCGGACGGGAGTGAATCCTTACCCTCCGATTACATGGCACAAGAAGCAGCTTCTAACAGTACCACCGTCTCATCAGCTCCCAACATCACAGTGTTCTGCTCAGTCGTTAATTCTTTCCCGGAACCAGTTGTGGAATTTATCGTCGGAA AAGGCACAGCTGATAGTGAAACCTTTGCGCCAACAACAAACAATATCGTCCAGGACTCAACTACCAAGTATTTCAGCGGACAAGCAAAGCTGGTCATCAAGCCTGATAAAAAATACGACGGAAAGAAAGTCTCTTGCAG AGTCACCTTACCAACCCAGGACGAAGCTACAGTACAATGGTCACCAGAAGAATCCTCGCCCATAACAGTCTACC ATATGAACTCGAAGGCCGAATTGCAAGTTGACAAACAAAACCCAAGTGAAGGCGAGACTGTCACACTCAGATGCATTGCAGATGGAAACCCACAACCAGAG CTCTCATTGAAGCCAGCATCAGGCTCAGAAGTCAGCCCTGGCGAATTTGTCCTCGACTCCATCTCCAGAGACGATTCAGGGGAATACAAATGCGTTGCCACATCTCCAAACCCAACAGACCCAACCCAAACATTGGAAAATGAAAGCGAAAGTGTTTACATCAACGTTCAAT ACCTCGATGTTCCAAACTTAAATCAAGCCGGACCACTCACCCTGGCCAAAGGAGCCGCATTGTCTCTTTCGTGCCAAGCAGCCGGAAACCCATCGCCCTCGTTCATATGGAAAAAGAACG GTAAAAAGGTTGGAGACGGATCATCATTTACTATTGTCTCTGTTGGATATAATGACGCTGCAACCTACGCTTGCGTGGCTTCGACTGGCGTTACAGAGCCGACAGAGGCCACCGTTCAAGTTAATGTCGAAGGGGCATGCACAGCTGTTCTCACAGCTCCAGTG atttcttcCTCGACCGTACCTGGAAAACATCTCGTCAGACTTGCATGCACCGTTACAGGTCACCCTCGTTGCTCAG tcgaTATTAGACCAGAGGACAAGCTCACAGCAACGGGAACCAAAACCAGAGTGAATGACACTTATGCCACCCTTCAATACGATGCTCTACCCACTCTCTCTGAATCAACACAGTTCTTCTGCCACGCTTCTAATAACGTCGGGGCTCAGAATGTCAGTTTTACCATTGATGATAGCACTTCAGCGTGCTGCCAAGCACCGAAGACGGGAGGCCTCGGAACTGGAGCGATTGTCGGAATCATCATTCTGGTCCTTGTGGTTATTGTGGGAATTCCAGTTGCTTGTTACTTAGTCC gaaaaagaAACGCACAACCAAAGAAGAAAAC ACCCAGTGACGCCGAGAACGCAGACAAAGAAGAGAAAGAAGGATTAAACAAAGACGCTTCATCTGAG AGAGCAGAAGAGCCCTGA